One region of Streptomyces davaonensis JCM 4913 genomic DNA includes:
- a CDS encoding DUF885 domain-containing protein, whose translation MTHRAPVPAADTAALPRRIADCYVDELIGLDPVTATLMGVEEGAEALPDFSPAGQAARARLARRTLERLADAEALPGADSMRERRCARLLRERLTALLSMYEAGEGMREVNTIASPVQQVRTVFTLMPTESERDWELIGRRMRAVPAALEGYRAALAEGLERGLRGGPRQVDAVVAQLTQWVEGEDGGWFVGFASGDRPGQGPELAEAAAYATRGLAGLRDWLCGVYAPAVSGAPEVVGRERYARFSRLWTGADLDLDEAYTYGWSEFHRLLAEMRAEADRVLPGATSPWEALAWADEHGERVTGVAATHQWLQELMDEAIEALDGTHFELAERIKRVESCIAPEGSAAAPYYTQPSEDFSRPGRTWLPTLGRTTFAAHHLVSTWYHEGVPGHHLQRAQWLHVAGELSRYQTTVGRISANCEGWALYAERLMDELGFLRTAERRLGYLDQQMMRAVRVVVDIGMHLELAIPADSPFRPGERWSPELALEFFGRYSSRPKEYVESEVTRYLGWPAQAIGYKLGERAWLRGRTAAQRRHGTRFDAKAWHMAALSLGSLGLDDLVTELSTL comes from the coding sequence ATGACTCACCGTGCTCCCGTCCCTGCAGCGGATACCGCCGCCTTGCCCCGCCGGATAGCCGATTGCTACGTCGATGAGCTGATCGGTCTCGACCCGGTCACCGCCACACTGATGGGCGTCGAGGAGGGAGCCGAGGCGCTTCCCGACTTCTCCCCCGCCGGGCAGGCCGCCCGGGCCCGCCTGGCCCGTCGGACGCTGGAGCGGCTGGCCGATGCCGAGGCGCTGCCGGGGGCGGACAGCATGCGGGAGCGTCGTTGCGCGCGCCTGCTGCGGGAGCGGCTGACGGCCCTGCTGTCGATGTACGAGGCAGGCGAGGGAATGCGTGAGGTCAACACCATCGCCTCACCCGTGCAGCAAGTACGCACCGTCTTCACCCTCATGCCGACGGAGAGCGAGCGGGACTGGGAGCTGATCGGGCGGCGGATGCGGGCGGTACCCGCTGCGCTGGAAGGCTATCGGGCCGCGCTGGCGGAGGGATTGGAGCGTGGACTACGTGGGGGTCCGCGCCAAGTCGACGCAGTGGTAGCGCAGTTGACGCAATGGGTCGAGGGTGAGGACGGCGGCTGGTTCGTCGGATTCGCCTCCGGTGATCGTCCGGGGCAGGGTCCGGAACTGGCGGAGGCCGCGGCGTACGCCACCAGGGGCCTGGCCGGCCTGCGTGACTGGCTGTGCGGCGTGTACGCCCCGGCCGTGTCGGGCGCGCCGGAGGTGGTGGGGCGGGAACGGTACGCCCGTTTCTCCCGGCTGTGGACGGGCGCGGATCTGGACCTCGATGAGGCGTACACCTACGGCTGGTCGGAGTTCCACCGGCTGCTGGCCGAGATGCGCGCGGAGGCCGACCGCGTACTGCCCGGGGCCACCTCCCCGTGGGAGGCGCTGGCCTGGGCGGATGAGCACGGTGAGCGTGTCACGGGCGTGGCGGCGACCCACCAGTGGCTCCAGGAGCTGATGGACGAGGCCATCGAGGCGCTGGACGGCACGCACTTCGAACTGGCCGAGCGCATCAAGCGCGTGGAGTCGTGCATCGCCCCGGAGGGCAGTGCCGCGGCGCCGTACTACACCCAGCCCTCGGAGGACTTCTCCAGGCCGGGCCGCACCTGGCTGCCGACCCTGGGGCGCACCACGTTCGCCGCCCACCACCTGGTGTCGACCTGGTACCACGAAGGCGTGCCGGGCCATCACCTCCAGCGCGCGCAGTGGTTGCACGTCGCGGGGGAACTGTCCCGCTACCAGACAACGGTCGGGCGCATCAGCGCGAACTGCGAGGGCTGGGCCCTGTATGCCGAGCGGCTCATGGACGAGCTGGGCTTCCTGCGGACCGCGGAGCGCCGCCTCGGCTATCTGGACCAGCAGATGATGCGGGCCGTGCGGGTCGTCGTCGACATCGGTATGCACCTGGAGTTGGCGATCCCGGCCGATTCACCGTTCCGGCCGGGTGAACGCTGGTCGCCCGAGCTGGCGTTGGAGTTCTTCGGCCGCTACAGCAGCCGCCCCAAGGAGTACGTCGAGAGCGAGGTCACGCGGTATCTCGGCTGGCCTGCACAGGCCATCGGCTACAAACTCGGCGAACGCGCCTGGCTCCGGGGCCGGACAGCCGCCCAGCGGCGACACGGCACCCGGTTCGACGCCAAGGCATGGCACATGGCCGCGCTCTCGCTCGGCTCACTCGGCCTCGACGACCTCGTCACCGAACTGTCCACGCTGTAG
- a CDS encoding GNAT family N-acetyltransferase: MADWDLRQASTADVEDVAELRAVVLRADLERLGRYDDVRVRQRLRDGFDPVHTWVIEIGGAFAGCVALRPADDAHWLEHFYLAPHLQGSGIGSAVLRRLLERDDLAGARIRLNVLQGSPARRLYERHGFTVESEDPIDIFMARRISRASWENGVPVGGAR, encoded by the coding sequence ATGGCGGACTGGGATCTCCGGCAGGCGTCGACGGCGGACGTCGAGGATGTGGCCGAACTGCGCGCGGTGGTGTTGCGCGCCGATCTCGAACGGCTGGGGCGGTACGACGACGTTCGGGTCCGGCAGCGGCTGCGGGACGGGTTCGACCCCGTCCACACCTGGGTGATCGAAATCGGCGGGGCATTCGCAGGCTGCGTGGCGCTGCGCCCGGCCGACGACGCGCACTGGCTGGAGCACTTCTACCTGGCCCCGCATCTTCAGGGCAGTGGTATCGGTTCGGCTGTGCTGCGCCGTCTGCTGGAGCGGGATGACCTCGCCGGTGCCCGGATACGACTGAACGTGCTGCAAGGCAGCCCTGCCCGGCGCCTGTACGAACGCCACGGCTTCACGGTCGAGTCCGAGGACCCGATCGACATCTTCATGGCACGCCGGATCAGCCGTGCGAGCTGGGAAAATGGTGTGCCGGTCGGTGGGGCGCGGTGA
- a CDS encoding maleylpyruvate isomerase family mycothiol-dependent enzyme translates to MEKTLEFPVLLRLIDERAVAFREAVASAPSLDVQVPTCPEWTLFDLVEHLGGVHRSWAANVAAGPADGPSGKPAAEGTLTAPREREALLAWSAESTELLLSALREAGPDRGCWTWWGVSESPQTSGAVARHQVQEATVHTYDAQVTLGAPQPLPVEAALDGVDEFLTTCCATTSAWPHQPAAVDFHATEGRSWRLSLSADGAATMRLPTTGALPDVGSHIAVASARGTAGELVLTLYGRIPVDSLKIDGDRVLFDQLDAWEPDE, encoded by the coding sequence GTGGAAAAGACTTTGGAGTTCCCGGTACTGCTGCGGCTGATCGACGAACGGGCTGTGGCCTTCCGAGAGGCCGTCGCCTCCGCGCCCAGTCTCGACGTGCAGGTGCCGACCTGCCCCGAATGGACGCTGTTCGACCTGGTGGAGCATCTGGGCGGAGTGCACCGCAGCTGGGCCGCGAACGTCGCCGCGGGACCCGCCGACGGTCCCTCGGGCAAGCCCGCCGCGGAGGGAACCCTGACCGCGCCCCGGGAACGTGAGGCCCTGCTGGCGTGGTCGGCCGAGTCGACGGAGCTGCTGCTGAGCGCGCTGCGCGAGGCCGGACCGGATCGCGGTTGCTGGACGTGGTGGGGCGTGTCGGAGTCGCCGCAGACCTCCGGCGCCGTCGCCAGGCACCAGGTCCAGGAGGCCACGGTGCACACCTACGACGCTCAAGTCACCCTGGGCGCCCCGCAGCCGCTGCCGGTGGAGGCGGCACTCGACGGTGTCGACGAGTTCCTCACCACCTGCTGCGCCACGACGAGTGCCTGGCCCCACCAGCCCGCCGCCGTAGACTTCCACGCCACCGAGGGCCGCTCCTGGCGCCTGTCGCTCTCCGCCGACGGCGCGGCGACCATGCGCCTCCCCACGACCGGCGCCCTTCCTGACGTGGGCTCGCACATAGCCGTCGCCTCCGCCCGGGGCACGGCCGGCGAACTGGTCCTCACTCTGTACGGCCGTATCCCGGTGGACTCCCTGAAGATCGACGGCGACCGAGTCCTCTTCGACCAGCTCGACGCATGGGAGCCGGACGAGTAG
- a CDS encoding ligand-binding sensor domain-containing protein → MRRRRFVAGAIGTLSAGALGPDPARAVTPLPRAQDWQAVPAPGSTPPAQLRRIAAAGPQLAWAVGEEQLGGAGGALGLAMVWDGSGWSKVDVSPLELTRLSDVAGVGATAAWSVGQRAGGGSALLRWNGTAWSEVAFPGQGEPDLRLSAVAVGRDRRVWVCGSRGGALRLLYGDGKGWRWLDPLPVASSNLYRVVWRAPGEVWVSGDQASGGGWSGLVARWNGAWTVLPPIAGLRLGIADVHAAGSCDVWAVGTEAGVGGPPGRPGNPALAHWDGTAWTRVEAGFTVGALSGIAGDARGRAAWICGWNYRDQSRSTYLRRDGGTWVIVRGPSGTAPAPYLNDITPVPGTAGFWSSGMTRPVPAPPTEAYTERLGA, encoded by the coding sequence GTGAGACGAAGGCGCTTTGTGGCCGGGGCGATCGGCACGCTGTCGGCGGGCGCGCTCGGACCGGATCCGGCTCGGGCCGTCACACCGTTACCCCGCGCCCAGGACTGGCAGGCCGTACCCGCACCCGGCAGCACTCCCCCGGCCCAGTTGCGCCGTATCGCCGCTGCCGGGCCTCAACTGGCGTGGGCTGTCGGCGAGGAGCAGTTGGGCGGGGCCGGTGGGGCGCTGGGGCTGGCCATGGTGTGGGACGGCAGTGGCTGGTCGAAGGTTGACGTATCGCCCCTGGAGCTCACGCGGTTGAGTGATGTCGCCGGTGTCGGTGCCACTGCCGCGTGGAGCGTGGGCCAGCGTGCCGGGGGCGGGAGCGCGTTGCTGCGGTGGAACGGCACGGCCTGGAGCGAGGTCGCGTTCCCGGGCCAGGGGGAACCGGACCTGCGGCTGAGCGCGGTGGCAGTGGGCCGTGACCGGCGGGTCTGGGTCTGCGGCAGCCGGGGTGGCGCGCTTCGGCTGCTGTACGGGGACGGGAAGGGCTGGCGGTGGCTGGATCCGCTGCCGGTGGCGAGTTCGAATCTCTACCGGGTCGTATGGCGTGCGCCCGGTGAGGTCTGGGTGAGCGGGGATCAGGCGAGCGGGGGCGGCTGGTCCGGGCTGGTGGCCCGCTGGAACGGGGCGTGGACGGTGCTGCCGCCGATCGCGGGTCTGCGTCTGGGGATCGCCGATGTCCACGCGGCCGGTTCGTGCGATGTCTGGGCGGTGGGTACCGAGGCGGGAGTCGGTGGACCGCCGGGGCGTCCCGGCAACCCCGCGCTCGCGCATTGGGACGGCACGGCCTGGACACGGGTCGAGGCAGGATTCACGGTCGGTGCGCTCAGTGGCATCGCGGGCGACGCGCGGGGCCGCGCGGCCTGGATCTGCGGCTGGAACTACCGGGACCAGAGCCGCAGTACGTATCTACGGCGCGACGGCGGCACCTGGGTCATCGTCCGTGGCCCGAGCGGCACGGCGCCGGCGCCGTATCTCAACGACATCACGCCCGTACCGGGCACCGCGGGCTTCTGGTCCTCGGGCATGACGCGTCCGGTCCCGGCTCCGCCCACGGAGGCCTACACGGAGCGTCTCGGCGCCTGA
- a CDS encoding endonuclease/exonuclease/phosphatase family protein, protein MLLGVGARLLAGAMIVVCMVLVGPSAPGGALGGSLPGVAVKDTVPNRVMTWNLCNPCEESNVDRAAEIAKYAPQVIGLQEACEPDVARIREYLENLHGLVYHVEYGTVLRKWGRCGGAPWSPGAYGQAILSAAPMTDRVNVEYPDGGSEDRGYMAVTTRVGGKLVRVFNTHLAERRQEQVRVEQARVLAGVVARHDRAIVLGDFNAVPDAPELAPMWELATDVDPQCHPSPVGTCEPTTEWQSKFDYIFLRGITPLRHRVLASPYSDHLMLQSDLDQV, encoded by the coding sequence ATGTTGCTCGGAGTGGGCGCGCGGTTGCTCGCGGGGGCCATGATCGTGGTCTGCATGGTGCTCGTCGGCCCCAGTGCACCCGGCGGCGCCCTCGGCGGATCACTGCCCGGCGTCGCCGTCAAGGACACCGTGCCGAACCGGGTCATGACGTGGAATCTCTGCAACCCCTGCGAGGAGAGCAACGTCGACCGGGCGGCGGAGATCGCCAAGTACGCGCCTCAGGTCATCGGCCTTCAGGAGGCGTGCGAGCCGGACGTCGCGAGGATCCGGGAGTATCTGGAGAACCTGCACGGGCTGGTCTACCACGTCGAGTACGGCACCGTACTTCGCAAGTGGGGCCGCTGCGGCGGAGCTCCGTGGAGTCCGGGAGCCTACGGCCAGGCGATCCTGTCAGCGGCACCGATGACGGACCGCGTCAACGTGGAGTATCCCGACGGCGGTTCCGAGGACCGCGGGTACATGGCCGTCACCACCCGGGTGGGCGGCAAGCTGGTCCGCGTCTTCAACACGCACCTCGCCGAACGTCGTCAGGAGCAGGTCCGGGTGGAGCAGGCGCGCGTACTCGCCGGGGTCGTGGCCCGGCACGACCGTGCCATCGTCCTCGGTGACTTCAACGCCGTACCGGACGCCCCCGAACTCGCCCCGATGTGGGAACTCGCCACGGATGTCGACCCGCAGTGCCATCCCTCGCCCGTCGGTACCTGCGAACCGACCACGGAATGGCAGAGCAAGTTCGACTACATCTTCCTGCGCGGCATCACCCCGCTGAGACACCGCGTACTGGCCTCCCCGTACTCGGACCACCTCATGCTGCAATCCGACCTCGACCAGGTGTGA